From the Pseudochaenichthys georgianus unplaced genomic scaffold, fPseGeo1.2 scaffold_934_arrow_ctg1, whole genome shotgun sequence genome, the window gtactctgatccgggtactgatgctgactggacttagtcaCAACAACACCTGTCAGGTAAACACAACAACACCTGTCAGTTTGTTTGTTAGCGTTATTTAAGCCGTATACCTCAAAGGTATCCATGTTGAAAGGGCTTTCTCACACAGGCCTCTGTTGTTTACTTGTTTACCTGCTGTGTGAGTGTCAGCAGCTCCATCCTCTCCCGGAGGATCTGCGCATCCCTCTCTCTCAGCTCACACATTACGGAGCGTTTCCATTGGTCCATGGCTCTTTTAAGGCCATCCCTCTGCTCGTCCGTCAGAGTCTCTGAGAGATGACCCCCCTCCATCTTTAACCCCTCCATCATGAAGGCCTCCTCCCGATgcagagcctcgaacagcatGGCCTCCAGCTCCAGGATCCTCTGTCACATGCagaacaacaaacaaacaacaaacaacaacacaatGCATTTTAAATAAGATCCCCTGACCCACCCCCACCCTACTCTATAGCCCTGACCCACCCCCACCCTGCTCTATAGCCCTGACCCACCCTGCTCTATAGCCCTGACCCACCCCCACCCTGCTCTATAGCCCTGACCCACCCTCACCCTGCTCTATAGCCCTGACCCACCCTCACCCTGCTCTATAGCCCTGACCCACCCCCACCCTGCTCTATAGCCCTGACCCAGCCTCACCCTGTTCTATAGCCCTGACCCACCCTCACCCTGCTCTATAGCCCTGACCCACCCTCACCCTGCTCTATAGCCCTGACCCACCCTCACCCTGCTCTATAGCCCTGACCCACCCCCACCCTGCTCTATAGCCCTGACCCAGCCTCACCCTGTTCTATAGCCCTGACCCACCCTCACCCTGCTCTATAGCCCTGACCCACCCCCACCCTGCTCTATAGCCCTGACCCAGCCTCACCCTGTTCTATAGCCCTGACCCACCCCCACCCTGCTCTATAGCCCTGACCCACCCTCACCCTGCTCTATAGCCCTGACCCACCCTCACCCTGCTCTATAACCCTGACCTACCTTCACCCTGCTCTATAGCCCTGACCCACCCCCACCCTGCTCTATAGCCCTGACCCACCCTGCTCTATAGCCCTGACCCACCCTCACCCTGCTCTATAGCCCTGACCCACCCTGCTCTATAGCCCTGACCCACCCTCACCCTGCTCTATAGCCCTGACCCACCCTGCTCTATAACCCTGACCCACCCCCCACCTCCCCCTGCTCTAGCCCTGACCCACCCTGCTCTATAGCCCTGACCCCACCCTGCTCTATAGCCCTGACCCACCCTGCTCTATAACCCTGACCCACCCTGCTCTATAACCCTGACCCACCCTGCTCTATAACCCTGACCCACCCTCACCCTGCTCTATAGCCCTGACCCACCCTGCTCTATAGCCCTGACCCACCCTGCTCTATAACCCTGACCCACCCTGCTCTATAACCCTGACCCACCCTCACCCTGCTCTATAGCCCTGACCCACCCTGCTCTATAGCCCTGACCCACCCTCACCCTGCTCTATAGCCCTGACCCACCCTCACCCTGCTCTATAGCCCTGACAGTGGTGCGGTTACCCAAAGTGACAGACCTAATTGTACCTCTAATCAGAggacaggctgcttcacagcacGATGTAACCCAGGAATGAGCTTGAaacctgtccatttcatccacatttgactcaTGAAATGTACAAGAACATCAGTACAGCAGAGTCACTGCTGTAAGCAGGGTCCCACACTCACAGGCAGagatccagggtgatgcacatggctttcttacccagaaataagtgtgtgaaagctggggaacagtgctgtgaatacagggaggcagcagcagcaggctgtgacccagAGGTACACAACGATGTGTACACTGGGTCATTCAGAATGTGCTATTTCTGAATAAATAGCACATTCTGAACACATGTCAAACAGAGATTCCTATTAAAAGTTATCAATTAATAGCAAGATTTGACATGGGCAAACAGGCTATTTCACAGGACACAGGCTATGgcagacttccatgacatacaccgggaaaagcacctctctttGGCGGCCCACAGAGCCCAAATGACGGACTAAGCagctccagcatctctccctgactgcGTACTTTCATAACCCTCgcgcaccttgggtccccgggcccccgaacttaagcactcccccacggactaaacccagatgatcacaccctcaagaaccTCGTGCCCCTGGGAACCTTAAAGGGGGGGTGGagtttgcggtgctttatcgtccgcccatcggcatccatattcggccttattcacagcaccaCCCACCCTCCTGTGGAGGATGTTCTCATCACCCTGGTAACcctttaaatagtctgatactaCCACTGCACTTTACAAGCCAGAAATAATGTTTAAATTGGCGGGAAAAGTGTTTTTAAACGTTTGGAAGAGATTTTTAGCCTGTCATTTCGCAAGATATCATTTAACATTGAAGCTCTCTTGGAGAAGGACAGAATATGTCCATTTCCAGGAGAGCTTCAATGTTAAATCATATCTTGCAAAATAGCAGGCTAAAACCCAGGAAATAAGTGTTTCAAAGGAGGGGGCAAGTTGTTtaaaatagtctgatacctccagggcgcatcaccacattttacaagccagggaaggtgtctgaatcctgggtaaactttgtttaaatagtctgatacctccagggcgcatcaccacattttacaagccagggaaggtgtctgaatcctgggtaaactttgtttaaatagtctgatacctccagggcgcatcaccacattttacaagccagggaaggtctctgaatcctgggtaaactttgtttaaatagtctgatacctccagggcgcatcaccacattttacaagccagggaaggtgtctgaatcctgggtaaactttgtttaaatagtctgatacctggCACTGTATCAACCCCTGGGAATCTTAAACgttattaaaatgtttttttatttatttaattatcacACGATTTTTACAAAAACAGTATACACAATAAACATAATAACAACATGATTAAAACATGATTAGTGGGGGCCCGGGGGCCATATTAGCCGTCTAACTTGTACGGTGCGCTGGGGGGAAAAGGCTGAGTCCACGGCCCCTACCCCCACATCAGGAGTATCAACCGGACCTGAAGAAGAGGCATCGCTGCTCTCCGCCCCTGAGTCCTCTTCGGAGGTATCTGACGGCGGTAGAACTCCTTCCGAtgatgctgctgcagctgctgccgcCCTGAACATGGAGCGGATCTTCAATCCCTCCTTTATTCCAGGCGTATTCGCGTAGAACGCGTCTGCAGTGCTTACGTCGTGACACATAAACCTGGCGAGAATCGACCTGCTTTCTGGATCTTGGTGATGCTTGGCATTGTCAGCCAGGGCAGTGCGCAGGATggtgaaggtgatggctgttaCTAGCCCAGCATCAGCCCAAGCCCTCTTCAAGTGAGCGTTCAGGTTCCTGGAGGCGTACGTCCCCGTTGTGAAAAGGAAGAATTCATTCTGAGGACCAGCTAAACTCCTTCACTGTGCTTCGCCAAATGTCTTGGCAGTCTTGTGATCCTGCACGTGGATGATGTAGCCCTCAGCAGTGCCCCTTCTGTCCGCCTCTAACACCTCAgtgttggtcatgtgtgcgtgcacacccggacggtggccatacAGGAGGCCCCAATGGAGGGTTAGATAGCCATATAGCAGGTACTGGGTGATTGAGGTCGGGTTGCAAGCCATCAGGTCAAGGAGATCAGGGATGCGCTTCTCAGCGGCGAGAAGCTCCGCCTGGCTCGGCAGATGATCCAGCTTGTTCCTCTTCATCTTAAACTGGTGgacagtgacagactttttcaaGTCTTTCATGTTGGCTTTC encodes:
- the LOC117444816 gene encoding janus kinase and microtubule-interacting protein 3-like; translation: MLFEALHREEAFMMEGLKMEGGHLSETLTDEQRDGLKRAMDQWKRSVMCELRERDAQILRERMELLTLTQQRIKDLEEFIEAQKRQIKELEEKFLFLFLFFSLAFILWS